One Vicia villosa cultivar HV-30 ecotype Madison, WI linkage group LG5, Vvil1.0, whole genome shotgun sequence genomic window, TTTCCTTCTTGCTCGCAGCCAACAAAACATCCTTTGCGTGATTTTTGAAAACACAGCCAAAAACTGCAGATCCATCAGAAGAGCACCCTGCATCTACCTACACAAACTGGACATCAAGTGGAAAATTATCCAGGTTCACTACCGCAACCGAAGCAGTTTTCAACCCCTTCACTGGGTTCAGTCTACGGAATTCTTGCACACTATCGATCGCACCTCTTGCAACTGATACAGGACAACAACTTTTGTTCTGAAAAACCAGTAAATTCCTCGCGGACCAAATCTTGTACAAGCATGAGCAAATGATTTGAGAGCTGGAAACATCACCACAATCCAGAATCGAATGTATCCACTGATTCACGTGGACATTAGATGGAATACGATAACTAATGGGCGATGAAAACAGAACTTGCCTCACAAATACACAATCCATAAATAGGTGTTGCACAGTCTCAATTGCAGTGGAACAAAAGGGGCAGGCTGGGTCAAGATACCTTTCCTCGTAAGATTTCCCCGAGTGGGCAGAATATTTTTAGCAACACGCCATAGAAAGTTTCTCTGTCTGGGCAAAAGAGGAGCTTTCCATATCATTTGTCAAAGCTTCTGGTTTGGAGAAATAGAAGGTCTAGGAAGCAGAGATTCTTTGTGAGCCCGCGCCGCGTGATATGTTGTCTTCACAGAAAACTCCCCATTCTTCTCAAAGTGCCATATAATTTTATCTTCAGTAGGCAGTCTAGACAACGGTATGCTGACAATTCTTTTGGCCTCCTCCGGGGAAAACTTCTCTGAGATAACATCTTCCTTCCATACTGCTAGATCTCCATTTATGAGATCACAGACCCTTGCATTGTCATCGACGTCTTCGACACCAAAGAGAAGCTTAAACCCATAGTTGTTTGGTATCCATCTATCCTTCAAGATTTTGACTTTATTCCCGTTTCGGATCCTCCACCGAGAGCCCCGCTGAACCACTTCTCTCGCCCCTAAGATACTCCTCCAAGCATAGCTTGGATTGTAGCCCAAGGCACAGTCCTCTATGGTTCCCCGAGGGAAGTACTTTCCTTTAAAGACCTTTCCCACCAGTGAATTCTCTTGAGACAACAAGCGCCAATATTGTTTTCCTAGAAGGCAAGAATTGAACTCACTAATCCCCCTGAATCTTAGCCTTCCCGCACCTTTCGCCTTTGACAATTTCTCCCAACTCATCCAATGTATTTTCCTCTCTCCATTCCTAGCGCCCCACCAAAAGTTAGCAAGCATGGATTCTATCTCGTGACACACAGAATCGGGTATCTTGAGACAACTCATAATGTACGTCGGAATTGCTTGAGCGACAGCCTTGATAAGAATTTCCTTCCCCGCGGTCGATAAGAACTTCTTTTTCCACCCTTTTACCTTCTTCCACACTCTTTCAACCACCATAGCAAAAATCTCTTTTTACGACCTCCCGAGAATAATTGGCAGCCCAAGATATTTGGTGTGACTAGGGACAGCTCTAACACCCAAGCAATAACGAATATTATCTTTGACAGAATACCCCACATTTCTGCTGTAAGACACTTCCGACTTCTCAAAATTCACTACCTGCCCTGAAGCTTCttcatatattttaagaatatctttGATACGAGTAGCTTCCTCCGGGTTTGCTCTAGCAAATAAAAGGCTGTCATCAGTGAAGAATAAGTGCGTAATCACAAGAGATTTCCTTGCCACTTGAATGCCATGGATCTCCTTCTCCACCGACGTTTTCTTCAAGAGACCTGAAAAAACATTAGCACAAAGAATGAAAAGGTACGGGGAGAGAGGGCCCCCCTTGACGGAGACCCCTCTCAGGGTTGAAACTTCTGCTAGGGACTCCATTGACCAACACATTGTAAGATACCGTTGAAATGCACTTCTCAATCAGCTCCACCATAGCCTTCGGGAACCCCATAGAATTCAAGGCCTCAATAATGAAGGACCACTCAAGTCTATCATAGGCTTTTGACATGTCGAGTTTAAGAGCCATGA contains:
- the LOC131605123 gene encoding uncharacterized mitochondrial protein AtMg00310-like, with amino-acid sequence MVVERVWKKVKGWKKKFLSTAGKEILIKAVAQAIPTYIMSCLKIPDSVCHEIESMLANFWWGARNGERKIHWMSWEKLSKAKGAGRLRFRGISEFNSCLLGKQYWRLLSQENSLVGKVFKGKYFPRGTIEDCALGYNPSYAWRSILGAREVVQRGSRWRIRNGNKVKILKDRWIPNNYGFKLLFGVEDVDDNARVCDLINGDLAVWKEDVISEKFSPEEAKRIVSIPLSRLPTEDKIIWHFEKNGEFSVKTTYHAARAHKESLLPRPSISPNQKL